A window of the Garra rufa chromosome 10, GarRuf1.0, whole genome shotgun sequence genome harbors these coding sequences:
- the LOC141343504 gene encoding uncharacterized protein, which yields MEFIKDEKETLGEKDEDTDEQRDLLEVGSKELSEVEEESEEANEKSSKKNASQKRSGSRKWCTCRQCGKSFTCKGSLKDHMRIHTGERPFTCSYCGNGFKQRASLTEHIRIHTGEKPFKCTQCERSFRQKGSLTGHMRIHSQDKPFTCQQCGKTFAQIGHFKIHLNNHSGVKPFICPQCGKGFSTTAHLKSHEIVHSEVKPYHCAPCGRSFGNMTVLQRHLKSFIHNKYRCLERFMPQSDSSGVNASFTKTHFLQ from the coding sequence ATCTGCTGGAAGTGGGAAGCAAAGAACTGagtgaagttgaagaagaaagtGAAGAAGCAAATGAAAAATCTTCTAAAAAGAACGCGTCACAAAAAAGAAGTGGATCTAGAAAGTGGTGCACCTGTcgtcagtgtgggaagagtttcacgtGTAAAGGAAGCCTGAAGgaccacatgagaatccacaccgGAGAGAGACCTTTCACATGCAGTTACTGTGGAAATGGGTTTAAACAAAGAGCAAGCCTCACAGAACACATCCgaatccacaccggagagaagccgttcaAGTGCACTCAGTGTGAGAGGAGTTTCCGACAGAAAGGATCTCTTACgggacacatgagaattcactctcaAGACAAGCCTTTCACATGCCAGCAGTGCGGGAAAACTTTTGCACAGATCGGACACTTTAAGATTCACTTAAACAATCACTCCGGTGTGAAGCCGTTCATCTGTCCTCAGTGCGGGAAAGGTTTTAGTACAACTGCGCATCTGAAATCACACGAGATCGTTCACAGTGAAGTGAAGCCGTATCACTGCGCTCCATGCGGGAGGAGCTTCGGCAACATGACTGTTCTTCAGAGACATTTAAAGTCCttcatacataataaatacaggtGTCTAGAGAGATTCATGCCCCAGAGTGACTCCTCAGGAGTGAATGCGTCATTCACTAAAACACACTTCCTGCAGTGA